The Peribacillus sp. FSL E2-0218 genome contains a region encoding:
- a CDS encoding TetR/AcrR family transcriptional regulator: protein MEKREVLASVKDERLVEKRRTQMIKGAVTLFKEKGFHRTTTREIAKAAGFSIGTLYEYIRTKEDILYLVCDFIYDEVQEKLQKEIDQSDGTLDSLKMTIAYFYKVMDDMQDEVLVMYQEVKALTKDALPYVLNKEIRMVGMFEKVITKCVENGELLLTEKQISLLSHNIFVQGQMWSFRRWALHKEYTLQEYIDVQTQLLIQNVSFHKSADIKSFQ, encoded by the coding sequence ATGGAAAAAAGAGAAGTACTTGCGTCTGTGAAGGATGAGCGGCTGGTGGAAAAAAGACGTACCCAAATGATCAAAGGGGCGGTGACGCTTTTTAAGGAAAAGGGATTCCATCGGACGACTACCAGGGAAATTGCCAAAGCGGCTGGCTTTAGTATTGGTACGTTATACGAGTATATCCGAACCAAGGAAGATATTTTATATCTCGTTTGTGACTTTATTTACGATGAAGTTCAGGAAAAGCTTCAAAAAGAAATCGATCAGAGTGATGGGACACTTGATAGTTTGAAGATGACAATCGCCTATTTTTATAAAGTGATGGATGATATGCAGGACGAAGTGCTGGTGATGTATCAAGAGGTGAAGGCGTTGACGAAGGATGCCCTGCCTTACGTGTTGAACAAAGAAATCCGAATGGTGGGCATGTTCGAAAAGGTCATAACGAAATGTGTTGAGAACGGGGAACTTTTGCTGACGGAAAAACAAATCAGCCTTCTTTCGCATAACATCTTTGTCCAGGGACAGATGTGGAGTTTTAGAAGATGGGCTTTGCATAAAGAGTATACGCTTCAAGAGTACATCGATGTGCAGACGCAATTATTGATTCAAAATGTATCATTTCATAAAAGTGCTGATATCAAGTCGTTTCAATAA
- a CDS encoding acyl-CoA dehydrogenase, whose amino-acid sequence MQFKLTEEHEMIRKMVRDFAQNEVAPTAAERDEEERFDREIFDKMAELGLTGIPWPEEYGGIGSDYLAYCIAIEELSRVCASTGVTLSAHTSLAGWPIYKFGSEEQKQKYLRPMAQGEKIGAYGLTEPSSGSDAGGMRTTAKLVGDEYIINGSKIFITNGGIADTYVVFALTDPESKQKGTSAFIIESDFPGFSVGKKEKKLGIRSSPTTEIIFDECRVPKANLLGKEGEGFKIAMMTLDGGRNGIAAQAVGIAQGALDAAVNYAKERVQFGKPISAQQGIGFKLADMATGVEASRLLTYQAAWLESVGLPYGKESAMSKLFAGDTAMKVTTEAVQVFGGYGYTKDYPVERYMRDAKITQIYEGTQEIQKLVISRMVTK is encoded by the coding sequence ATGCAGTTTAAATTGACCGAAGAACATGAAATGATCAGAAAAATGGTGCGCGATTTTGCGCAGAATGAAGTGGCTCCTACGGCTGCCGAGAGGGATGAAGAAGAACGATTTGACCGTGAAATTTTTGATAAAATGGCCGAACTTGGTTTGACGGGAATTCCGTGGCCGGAGGAATACGGGGGAATCGGGAGCGACTATTTGGCGTATTGCATTGCGATCGAGGAACTTTCCCGAGTCTGTGCTTCCACTGGGGTTACGTTATCAGCCCATACATCTCTTGCAGGCTGGCCAATCTACAAATTCGGATCCGAGGAGCAAAAGCAAAAATATCTTCGCCCGATGGCACAGGGTGAAAAAATCGGCGCGTATGGCCTGACTGAGCCTAGCTCAGGATCCGACGCAGGCGGCATGAGAACGACCGCGAAGCTTGTTGGTGATGAATATATCATCAACGGTTCGAAAATTTTCATTACGAACGGCGGAATTGCAGATACCTACGTTGTCTTTGCTTTGACAGATCCCGAATCGAAGCAAAAAGGAACGAGTGCTTTCATCATCGAAAGTGACTTCCCGGGTTTCAGTGTTGGTAAAAAAGAGAAGAAGCTGGGAATCCGTTCATCACCGACAACGGAAATCATTTTTGATGAATGCCGGGTGCCGAAGGCAAACCTGCTTGGCAAGGAAGGGGAGGGCTTTAAAATCGCGATGATGACGCTTGATGGGGGCCGTAACGGAATAGCCGCCCAAGCTGTAGGCATTGCCCAGGGTGCATTGGATGCCGCGGTCAATTATGCAAAAGAGCGCGTCCAATTCGGCAAGCCCATCTCTGCACAGCAAGGAATCGGTTTTAAACTGGCGGATATGGCAACCGGGGTTGAAGCATCAAGATTATTAACCTACCAGGCTGCCTGGTTGGAATCCGTGGGTCTTCCATATGGAAAAGAGTCGGCCATGTCGAAACTATTCGCTGGTGATACAGCCATGAAAGTAACGACGGAAGCCGTACAGGTTTTTGGTGGTTATGGCTATACAAAGGATTATCCAGTAGAACGGTATATGCGCGATGCGAAAATAACCCAGATCTACGAAGGTACACAGGAGATTCAGAAGCTGGTCATTTCAAGGATGGTTACGAAATAG
- a CDS encoding acyl-CoA dehydrogenase, which yields MDFKFTEEQQMMRKMVSDFAEKEIAPHIDAMEKGMFPKAILQKMGDLGLMGIPIPEQYGGAGMDFMSYIIAINEISKVSPTLGVILSVHTSVGTNPIVYFGTEEQKRKYVPKLAAGQYLGAFCLTEQSSGSDAASLKSKAVKKDGLYRINGSKVFITNGGEADVFIVFASTDPKAGSKGISAFIVEKGTPGLIIGKDERKMGLHGSSTVQVTFEDMKVPEGNLLGKEGEGFKIAMANLDAGRIGIASQALGIAEGAMEHAVQYAKDRVQFNKPIASQQGIGFKLAEMATGIEASRLLVYRAAFLRSEGLKCGKEAAMAKLFASRTAVEVAIEAVQVFGGYGYTTEYPVERYFRDAKVTEIYEGTSEIQRMVINKNL from the coding sequence ATGGATTTCAAGTTTACAGAAGAACAGCAAATGATGCGGAAGATGGTAAGTGATTTTGCGGAGAAAGAAATTGCCCCTCATATCGACGCCATGGAAAAAGGCATGTTTCCGAAAGCGATCCTGCAAAAAATGGGCGATCTTGGCTTGATGGGAATTCCGATCCCCGAACAATACGGTGGCGCGGGGATGGACTTCATGTCTTATATCATCGCCATCAACGAGATTTCCAAAGTAAGCCCCACCCTAGGTGTCATATTGTCCGTCCATACTTCTGTTGGAACGAATCCGATCGTTTATTTTGGAACCGAGGAGCAGAAACGAAAGTATGTGCCTAAGTTAGCCGCAGGACAATATTTAGGCGCATTTTGCTTGACCGAGCAAAGCTCCGGCTCCGATGCTGCGAGTTTGAAATCGAAGGCTGTAAAAAAAGACGGTCTATATCGAATAAATGGATCCAAAGTATTCATCACGAATGGCGGTGAGGCGGATGTGTTTATCGTTTTTGCCTCAACCGATCCGAAGGCCGGCAGCAAGGGAATCTCTGCCTTCATCGTCGAAAAGGGTACGCCTGGCTTAATCATCGGTAAAGACGAGCGTAAAATGGGGCTTCATGGCTCGAGCACCGTGCAGGTGACCTTCGAAGATATGAAAGTGCCTGAGGGCAATCTGCTTGGAAAAGAAGGTGAAGGCTTCAAGATTGCGATGGCCAATCTGGATGCCGGCAGGATCGGGATTGCGTCCCAGGCGCTGGGAATTGCTGAGGGTGCCATGGAACATGCCGTCCAATATGCAAAGGACAGGGTGCAGTTCAACAAACCGATTGCATCGCAGCAAGGGATTGGCTTCAAGCTGGCGGAAATGGCCACCGGCATAGAAGCTTCCAGATTACTTGTCTACCGGGCGGCGTTTTTACGCTCAGAGGGCTTGAAGTGCGGCAAGGAGGCTGCGATGGCTAAGCTATTCGCTTCGAGGACGGCCGTCGAGGTGGCGATAGAAGCTGTCCAAGTATTCGGAGGTTATGGATATACGACGGAATATCCCGTAGAACGCTATTTCAGGGACGCAAAGGTAACGGAAATATATGAAGGCACCAGTGAAATCCAAAGAATGGTCATCAATAAGAATCTTTAA
- a CDS encoding 3-hydroxybutyryl-CoA dehydrogenase, which produces MNIQKVMVIGAGQMGSGIAQVCAMGGYEVLLHDLQAEFVEKGLGTITKNLSRQVEKGKMKAEDKDAALSRLTSSTDLQNAAEVDLVIEAAVENMEIKTKLFAELDQIAPQHAILATNTSSLPITEIAASTKRPANVIGMHFMNPVPVMKLVEVIRGLATADEVYQKVEKMAESLNKVPVEVNDFPGFVANRILMPMINEAIYTLYEGVATKEAIDDVMKLGMNHPMGPLTLADFIGLDTCLYIMETLHQGLGDDKYRPCPLLRKYVKAGWLGRKSGRGFYEYN; this is translated from the coding sequence ATGAACATTCAAAAAGTGATGGTCATCGGTGCGGGACAGATGGGGTCTGGCATCGCCCAGGTTTGCGCAATGGGGGGCTATGAGGTTCTCTTGCATGATTTACAAGCTGAATTTGTGGAAAAGGGCTTAGGAACGATCACCAAAAACCTTTCGCGACAGGTCGAAAAAGGGAAAATGAAGGCCGAGGATAAGGATGCAGCCCTTTCCAGGCTGACGTCATCGACTGATTTGCAAAATGCAGCCGAGGTGGATTTGGTGATTGAAGCTGCAGTGGAAAATATGGAAATAAAAACGAAGCTATTTGCCGAGCTGGACCAAATCGCGCCACAACATGCCATACTTGCCACCAATACTTCTTCACTGCCGATTACCGAAATAGCAGCGAGCACGAAAAGGCCTGCCAATGTCATCGGCATGCATTTCATGAACCCGGTTCCAGTGATGAAGCTAGTGGAGGTCATCCGCGGTCTTGCTACAGCCGATGAAGTATATCAAAAGGTGGAAAAGATGGCCGAATCCTTGAACAAGGTGCCGGTGGAAGTGAATGATTTCCCCGGTTTTGTAGCGAATCGGATTTTGATGCCGATGATCAACGAGGCCATCTATACGCTATATGAGGGCGTTGCCACTAAAGAGGCGATTGATGATGTGATGAAGCTCGGGATGAACCATCCGATGGGACCGCTTACGCTAGCTGACTTCATTGGACTCGACACATGCTTATATATTATGGAAACCCTTCATCAAGGGCTGGGCGATGATAAATACCGTCCGTGTCCGCTGCTAAGGAAATATGTAAAAGCTGGGTGGCTGGGCAGGAAATCAGGACGTGGCTTTTACGAATATAACTGA
- a CDS encoding acetyl-CoA C-acetyltransferase codes for MAKTVIISGVRTPFGKFGGGLSSFTASQLGGMAIKEALERAGIEGGQVDEVIMGNVLQAGQGQIPSRQAARHAGIPWEVKTETINKVCASGLRSVTMADQIIRLGDEEIIVAGGMESMSNAPYILPKARWGLRMGDAQMKDTMISDGLSCSFTGVHMGTYGNSTAEDLEITREEQDGWAYDSHQKALKAMDEGILAEEIVAVQVPVRKGDPITIEHDEGPRKDTSAGKLAKLGPAFNNEGTITAGNAPGVNDGAAALILMSEERAEKEGKAPFAYILAHAEVAVEAKDFPKTPGLVINEILKKAGKSVEDIDLFEVNEAFAAVALASGKIAGVEAEKVNVNGGAVALGHPIGASGARIIITLMHELKRRGGGLGIAAICSGGGQGDAILIEVPKQS; via the coding sequence ATGGCAAAAACAGTGATAATCAGTGGTGTGAGAACGCCCTTCGGTAAATTTGGCGGAGGCCTTAGCAGTTTTACGGCATCACAGCTTGGCGGGATGGCGATCAAGGAGGCACTTGAACGGGCTGGAATCGAGGGCGGGCAGGTCGATGAGGTAATCATGGGGAATGTGCTTCAGGCAGGTCAAGGGCAAATCCCTTCACGTCAGGCAGCGCGACATGCCGGTATTCCTTGGGAAGTGAAAACGGAAACGATTAATAAAGTATGTGCATCAGGGCTTCGCAGTGTCACAATGGCCGATCAGATCATTCGTTTAGGTGATGAGGAAATCATTGTTGCCGGGGGAATGGAGTCCATGAGCAATGCACCTTACATTCTTCCGAAGGCACGCTGGGGCTTAAGGATGGGCGATGCGCAGATGAAGGATACGATGATATCCGACGGACTTAGCTGCAGTTTCACAGGGGTACATATGGGCACTTACGGAAACAGTACTGCCGAGGATCTTGAAATTACCCGTGAGGAACAAGATGGCTGGGCTTACGATAGCCATCAAAAAGCGCTTAAAGCGATGGATGAAGGCATACTGGCAGAAGAAATCGTTGCCGTACAGGTTCCGGTCAGAAAAGGGGATCCGATTACGATCGAACATGATGAAGGACCAAGAAAGGATACATCTGCCGGGAAGCTCGCCAAATTAGGGCCTGCTTTTAATAACGAGGGAACGATTACGGCAGGGAATGCACCAGGAGTCAATGATGGAGCGGCGGCTCTCATATTGATGAGTGAGGAACGTGCCGAAAAAGAAGGGAAAGCTCCATTTGCTTATATTTTGGCACATGCCGAAGTGGCAGTTGAAGCGAAGGACTTCCCGAAAACGCCTGGCTTGGTCATAAATGAAATCCTGAAGAAGGCAGGCAAATCGGTGGAAGACATCGATTTATTCGAAGTGAATGAAGCATTTGCAGCTGTGGCACTGGCCAGCGGGAAGATTGCCGGCGTCGAGGCGGAAAAAGTGAATGTCAATGGAGGTGCAGTGGCCTTAGGTCACCCGATCGGGGCAAGCGGTGCCCGCATCATCATCACGCTCATGCATGAGTTGAAACGCCGTGGCGGGGGACTGGGCATAGCAGCGATCTGCAGTGGCGGCGGCCAAGGAGATGCGATCTTAATCGAGGTGCCAAAGCAAAGTTGA
- a CDS encoding (Fe-S)-binding protein → MNGLLWINLIAFLLVTAYAAGLFIYLIRTRLAYIKLGKKVEFDNRVKDRLVKIGVYVFGQKKLFKDKKSGIIHAMLFYGFILVQFGALDFFIKGLRPGWHLPLGPLYPAFTFFQEIVTLTVLVAILWAGYRRYVEKLVRLKRDFKAGLVVIFITGIMITVLLGNGMGMIWHEHDATWSEPVASSIAFLFGWMGTAAATAVFYVAWWMHLMIILSFLVYIPQSKHAHLIAGPINVFLNRLDNPGKLKPVDLEEEILDKEGNQYYGAKYIEDLTQYQMVDLYACVECGRCTNMCPATGTGKMLSPMDIIIKMRDHLTNTGAAVTTKQPWVPSFVFGNTTGNKIALASSGEGAQESAAAIESYSPSLIGEVITEEELWACTTCRNCEDQCPVMNEHVDKIIDMRRYLVLTEGRLDPDAQRAMTNIERQGNPWGLNRKEREDWRTLREDVSVPTVKELQKADEEFEYLFWVGSMGSYDNRSQKIALSFAKLMNEAGVKFAILGNKEKNSGDTPRRLGNEFVFQELAMKNIEEFQKNDIKKIVTIDPHAYNIFKNEYPDFGLEAEVYHHTELLAKLVSEGRLVPQYPVNETITFHDSCYLGRYNEVYSPPREILQSIAGVKLIEMERNREKGMCCGAGGGLMWMEEETGNRINVARTEQALAVSPTVISSGCPYCLTMLSDGTKAKEVEENVKTYDVAELLEKAIIGESKPIAS, encoded by the coding sequence ATGAATGGCTTACTGTGGATCAACTTGATTGCTTTTCTACTTGTAACCGCTTACGCCGCTGGTTTATTTATCTATTTGATTAGAACTCGTTTAGCATATATAAAACTTGGCAAAAAAGTGGAATTCGATAACCGTGTGAAAGATCGTTTGGTTAAAATTGGGGTTTATGTATTTGGACAGAAAAAGCTCTTCAAAGATAAAAAGAGCGGAATCATCCATGCGATGCTATTTTATGGCTTCATTTTAGTGCAATTTGGTGCACTTGACTTTTTCATTAAAGGGTTAAGGCCAGGGTGGCATTTGCCGTTAGGACCTCTTTATCCTGCCTTTACCTTCTTCCAGGAAATCGTGACGCTCACGGTTCTGGTGGCAATCCTTTGGGCTGGTTACCGCCGTTATGTTGAAAAGCTTGTCCGCCTGAAAAGGGATTTCAAAGCGGGATTGGTTGTCATCTTCATTACCGGCATCATGATTACCGTACTGCTGGGGAATGGAATGGGAATGATTTGGCATGAACATGATGCAACCTGGTCAGAGCCAGTCGCATCAAGCATAGCCTTCCTATTCGGCTGGATGGGAACAGCCGCAGCTACTGCCGTGTTTTATGTAGCTTGGTGGATGCATCTAATGATCATCTTATCGTTCCTTGTTTACATCCCGCAATCGAAGCATGCACACTTGATTGCCGGTCCGATCAATGTATTCTTGAACCGTCTGGACAATCCAGGGAAATTGAAGCCGGTCGATTTGGAAGAAGAGATCCTGGACAAAGAAGGCAACCAATACTATGGTGCCAAATATATCGAGGATTTGACACAATACCAAATGGTCGATCTTTATGCCTGCGTGGAATGCGGGCGCTGTACGAATATGTGTCCGGCAACCGGTACCGGGAAAATGCTGTCACCGATGGATATCATCATCAAGATGCGTGACCATTTAACGAATACAGGAGCTGCTGTAACAACGAAGCAGCCATGGGTTCCATCCTTTGTGTTCGGCAATACCACTGGAAATAAGATCGCTCTTGCCAGCAGCGGCGAGGGAGCCCAGGAATCGGCCGCAGCAATTGAAAGCTACAGCCCGAGCCTTATTGGCGAAGTCATTACGGAAGAAGAACTATGGGCTTGCACGACCTGCCGTAATTGTGAGGATCAATGCCCGGTAATGAATGAACATGTCGACAAAATCATCGATATGCGCCGATATTTAGTGCTGACCGAAGGCAGGCTTGATCCTGATGCCCAACGTGCAATGACCAATATTGAGCGTCAAGGAAACCCTTGGGGGCTGAACCGTAAAGAGAGAGAAGATTGGAGAACCTTGAGGGAGGATGTCAGTGTTCCTACCGTGAAGGAATTGCAAAAGGCAGACGAAGAATTCGAATATTTATTCTGGGTCGGTTCAATGGGATCTTACGATAACAGAAGCCAGAAGATTGCCCTTTCCTTTGCCAAGTTAATGAATGAAGCGGGCGTCAAATTCGCGATTCTGGGAAATAAAGAGAAAAACTCAGGGGATACCCCGCGTCGATTGGGTAATGAGTTTGTTTTTCAGGAGCTTGCCATGAAGAACATCGAAGAGTTCCAGAAGAACGACATCAAGAAAATCGTGACGATCGATCCGCATGCCTATAATATTTTTAAAAATGAGTATCCGGATTTTGGCTTGGAGGCGGAAGTGTACCACCATACGGAACTGCTTGCAAAGCTCGTCAGCGAAGGCAGGCTGGTGCCGCAATATCCAGTTAATGAAACGATTACTTTCCACGATTCCTGCTACTTGGGAAGGTACAATGAGGTATATAGCCCACCGCGTGAAATCCTGCAATCGATTGCTGGCGTGAAACTGATCGAGATGGAGCGCAACCGTGAAAAGGGCATGTGCTGTGGTGCCGGAGGCGGTTTGATGTGGATGGAAGAGGAAACAGGAAACCGCATTAATGTGGCGCGTACGGAACAAGCACTTGCCGTCAGCCCGACCGTTATCAGCTCGGGATGTCCTTATTGCCTGACCATGCTATCTGATGGGACGAAAGCAAAAGAAGTCGAGGAAAACGTTAAAACGTATGATGTAGCCGAGCTTCTCGAAAAAGCGATCATTGGTGAAAGCAAACCGATCGCATCTTAA
- the cls gene encoding cardiolipin synthase: MKIITTLASILLLIFTWCLIDLKLGHKRYTKEAANTNYPPRKSEMTVFTSGKILFEDFTEEIKHAQDSIHILFYIVKNDQFSKDFLKLLQTKAETGVEVRLLADWVGSKQISSTTIRQLKRSGVHFSFSFKPKLPFLFYTIQKRNHRKITVIDGKIGYLGGFNIGREYINQGDKLNPWRDYHLKMTGEGVKDLQEVFLSDWFHDTNEDLRGTPAYFPNLKAGSQAHQVVVTNGCDLEQTLIGLIRQAKEKIIIGTPYFIPSNSLFHELREALSRNVSVTVIVPENSDHALVKEASFPYFRVLIKEGAAIMQFQRGFYHSKVILIDDTICDIGTANFDKRSCFLNGEINCLIYDRTFIEDVEKELAVDVAESKLMNGDKLSSTNLVRTAKESLASILSPFL; this comes from the coding sequence TTGAAGATAATCACGACGCTTGCCTCCATTTTATTATTGATCTTCACTTGGTGCTTGATAGATTTAAAGCTGGGGCATAAGCGATATACGAAGGAGGCAGCGAACACGAACTATCCGCCTCGGAAAAGCGAGATGACCGTGTTCACGTCAGGGAAAATCCTGTTTGAGGATTTCACGGAAGAAATCAAACACGCTCAGGATTCCATCCATATCCTTTTTTATATCGTGAAAAACGATCAGTTCAGCAAGGACTTTTTGAAGCTGCTGCAAACGAAAGCGGAAACGGGCGTGGAGGTACGGCTTTTGGCCGATTGGGTTGGAAGCAAGCAAATATCGAGCACAACCATTCGGCAGCTCAAACGAAGCGGCGTTCATTTTTCTTTCAGCTTTAAACCGAAACTCCCCTTTCTTTTCTATACGATACAAAAAAGGAATCATCGAAAAATCACGGTGATTGATGGGAAAATCGGCTATCTTGGCGGCTTTAATATCGGCAGGGAATATATAAATCAAGGGGACAAGCTGAACCCTTGGCGGGATTACCATTTAAAAATGACGGGGGAAGGAGTCAAGGACCTTCAGGAAGTCTTTCTTTCGGATTGGTTTCACGATACAAACGAGGATCTTCGGGGAACACCGGCATATTTTCCTAACCTGAAAGCCGGGTCGCAGGCACATCAGGTCGTTGTCACGAATGGATGCGATTTAGAACAGACCTTGATTGGCTTGATTCGGCAGGCTAAAGAAAAAATCATCATCGGCACGCCATACTTCATTCCAAGCAACTCCCTGTTTCATGAATTAAGGGAGGCCCTTTCACGTAATGTTTCCGTAACGGTCATCGTTCCCGAAAATTCCGATCATGCCCTAGTAAAAGAGGCTTCATTTCCCTATTTCCGGGTATTGATAAAAGAAGGAGCTGCCATCATGCAATTCCAGAGAGGGTTCTACCATTCTAAAGTGATACTGATTGATGATACAATTTGTGATATCGGTACAGCTAACTTTGATAAACGAAGTTGTTTTTTAAATGGGGAAATCAACTGTTTGATTTATGACCGGACATTCATAGAAGATGTAGAAAAGGAATTGGCAGTGGACGTTGCGGAATCGAAGCTAATGAACGGGGACAAGCTTTCTTCCACGAATCTTGTTCGTACAGCAAAAGAATCGCTGGCTTCCATCCTATCTCCTTTTCTTTAA
- the uvsE gene encoding UV DNA damage repair endonuclease UvsE: MKIRFGFVSNATCLWEASPAKTLTFKRYSELGPETGMDRLLSVTRQNIENTLRVLQYNTAHQIEIYRMSSSIVPLATHPDVEWDFVTPFKKEWKQLGEWVTAHNMRVSFHPNQFTLFTSPKPGITHNAVKDMEFHYNMFDAMGIADSSFINIHVGGAYGDKESALVRVHDNLRLLPKHVKARMTFENDDKTYTASETLRVCKREGIPLVFDYHHHLANLSDEPLNELLTEVIKTWSNAGVVPKIHISSPKSLSAFRSHADYIDMEFIMPLFKALRELRQDVDFMIEAKMKDRAMLQLIEEIAKVRGVKRVSGGSVEC; encoded by the coding sequence ATGAAGATAAGATTTGGCTTTGTATCCAACGCAACCTGTTTATGGGAGGCCTCACCAGCAAAGACGCTTACTTTCAAGCGATATAGCGAGCTCGGCCCGGAAACGGGAATGGACCGGCTCCTGAGTGTGACGAGGCAGAACATTGAAAATACCCTTAGGGTCCTTCAATATAACACGGCCCACCAAATAGAAATCTACCGGATGTCCAGCTCCATCGTTCCTTTAGCCACACACCCAGATGTGGAATGGGATTTCGTCACTCCCTTCAAAAAGGAATGGAAGCAGCTTGGCGAATGGGTTACCGCACATAACATGCGGGTGAGCTTTCATCCCAACCAGTTTACGCTGTTCACCAGCCCCAAACCAGGGATTACACATAATGCCGTAAAGGATATGGAGTTTCACTATAACATGTTCGATGCCATGGGAATTGCCGATTCCTCTTTCATCAATATCCATGTCGGCGGGGCCTATGGTGATAAAGAGTCAGCGTTAGTAAGGGTCCATGACAACCTTAGATTGCTTCCAAAGCATGTCAAGGCAAGAATGACCTTCGAGAATGACGATAAAACCTATACAGCCTCAGAAACCCTCCGTGTATGTAAAAGGGAAGGCATCCCGCTCGTCTTCGATTACCACCACCATCTGGCCAACCTATCAGATGAGCCGCTTAACGAGCTGCTCACCGAGGTCATCAAGACGTGGAGCAACGCAGGAGTGGTCCCAAAGATCCATATTTCTTCCCCGAAATCATTAAGTGCATTTCGCTCGCATGCTGATTATATTGATATGGAATTCATCATGCCCCTGTTCAAAGCACTTAGGGAGCTTAGGCAGGATGTCGATTTCATGATCGAAGCCAAGATGAAGGATCGGGCCATGCTGCAGCTGATCGAAGAAATCGCCAAGGTCCGCGGTGTAAAAAGGGTCAGCGGTGGCTCCGTCGAATGCTGA
- a CDS encoding transposase, which yields MLSKHDSIQRDQLEMITLDQLVPPNHLVRKMEAAIDFTFIYDLVKDMYSEVGRPSIDPVILVKLTFIQYTFGIRSMRKTIERVFADAKEKHGMRWTTLRGLKKLSMQAMLTFAAMNLKKMATWTWQGPKTA from the coding sequence ATGCTTTCTAAACATGATTCTATTCAGCGAGATCAACTTGAAATGATTACTTTAGATCAACTGGTGCCACCGAACCATTTGGTTCGTAAAATGGAGGCTGCCATTGACTTCACTTTCATTTATGACTTGGTGAAAGATATGTACTCAGAGGTAGGACGCCCAAGTATTGATCCAGTTATTTTAGTTAAACTGACTTTCATTCAATATACCTTCGGTATTCGTTCCATGCGTAAAACGATTGAGCGTGTATTCGCAGATGCAAAAGAAAAGCATGGTATGCGTTGGACTACTTTAAGGGGACTTAAAAAATTGTCGATGCAGGCGATGCTTACTTTCGCTGCCATGAATTTAAAGAAGATGGCCACTTGGACATGGCAAGGTCCTAAAACGGCTTAA